In a genomic window of Pseudomonas putida:
- a CDS encoding GntP family permease: MTPLDIDLLLTALVSVLVLVGLIVSRLKMHPLLALLVVSVGVGFATGMEPESIVSHVITGAGKTLGAVGVVIALGAMLGKILADAGVTEQIAEVILKRTSDRMIPWAMMMVAFVIGIPMFFEVGLVIMLPLIFSVARKLESQARFKGSAYVYVGVPVIAALAAMHGMVPPHPGPLTAIAALKTSVGPTMLYGFLAAIPAMILGGPLYGAFISPRMSTRPDQVLLDQFTLAEKADDQPRTSVFLGVLAALLPAILMLIHAVAEMVLPKGNAILNMASFLGNPLIAMLLGVLFAGASLVLARGGDAGQLRESLGKSLKPIASIIMIIAGGGAFQELLTSAKVGDAIVHLTQQSAFPPLILGWLIAMLLSVSTGSATVGIVGAAGLLAPLAGADPSLNLPLLALSIGCGSLFFNYANHAGFWMVKESFGMTMGEATKTISVVQSIVAVIGLIVVLMLNAAVTVI; the protein is encoded by the coding sequence ATGACTCCCTTAGATATAGACCTCTTACTGACCGCATTGGTGAGTGTCCTGGTGCTGGTGGGGCTCATCGTGTCGCGTCTCAAAATGCACCCGCTCCTGGCCTTGCTAGTGGTTTCCGTGGGCGTTGGCTTTGCAACCGGTATGGAGCCGGAATCCATCGTCTCCCACGTGATCACCGGCGCCGGTAAGACACTGGGGGCAGTAGGGGTCGTAATCGCGCTTGGAGCGATGCTAGGCAAAATTCTTGCTGACGCAGGCGTAACAGAGCAGATTGCCGAGGTCATTCTCAAGCGAACATCGGATCGGATGATCCCTTGGGCCATGATGATGGTTGCATTTGTAATTGGCATTCCCATGTTTTTCGAGGTGGGCTTGGTGATCATGCTGCCGCTGATATTCAGCGTGGCGCGAAAGCTGGAAAGCCAGGCTCGCTTCAAAGGTTCAGCGTATGTGTATGTGGGTGTTCCGGTGATTGCGGCACTTGCTGCCATGCACGGGATGGTACCGCCGCACCCTGGCCCCTTGACGGCCATCGCCGCGCTCAAAACCTCGGTTGGGCCCACAATGCTCTATGGCTTCCTTGCGGCTATTCCTGCAATGATTTTAGGCGGCCCGCTTTATGGCGCATTCATTTCGCCGCGCATGAGCACTCGGCCCGATCAGGTTTTGCTAGATCAGTTCACCTTGGCTGAAAAAGCCGACGATCAACCACGCACCAGCGTATTCCTTGGCGTGCTGGCAGCCTTGCTACCGGCGATCCTGATGCTGATTCATGCCGTCGCTGAGATGGTATTACCCAAGGGCAATGCGATCCTGAACATGGCTAGTTTCTTGGGTAATCCCCTGATCGCCATGCTCCTGGGCGTGCTGTTCGCAGGGGCAAGTCTGGTACTCGCGCGGGGCGGCGATGCGGGGCAATTGCGCGAATCCCTGGGCAAGAGTCTCAAGCCAATCGCCTCAATCATCATGATCATCGCCGGCGGTGGTGCCTTTCAGGAGCTGCTGACAAGCGCCAAGGTGGGCGATGCCATCGTGCACCTGACTCAGCAGTCTGCGTTCCCTCCTCTGATCTTGGGTTGGTTGATCGCGATGTTGCTCTCGGTATCTACCGGTTCTGCCACTGTAGGTATCGTTGGTGCTGCTGGCTTGCTTGCGCCGCTTGCAGGTGCTGATCCTAGCCTCAACCTGCCTCTGCTTGCCTTGTCCATAGGCTGCGGCTCGCTGTTCTTCAACTATGCGAACCATGCGGGCTTCTGGATGGTCAAGGAGTCCTTCGGCATGACTATGGGCGAAGCCACCAAGACCATTTCAGTGGTTCAATCCATCGTAGCCGTGATCGGTTTGATTGTGGTGTTGATGTTGAATGCGGCTGTCACGGTGATTTGA
- a CDS encoding cyclase family protein, producing the protein MNLSKCRMLDLSVCLDNNPYTDPPPLLPKIDYIDHQEGWPEMAAMFPGLRKEDLPGNESWAAERLSITTHSGTHMDAPWHYASTTDGGKPAFGIDELPLEWCLQPGVKLDFRHLPDGHVVTATELEAELQRINHELSPLEIVLINTRAGSLFGQPGYLDAGVGMGREATMYLLERGVRVVGTDAWSWDAPFKYTRERFAESGDASIIWEGHKAGRDIGYGQMEKLANLEQLPPSGFWVSCFPYKIRHASAGFVRAVAIFE; encoded by the coding sequence ATGAACCTCAGTAAGTGTCGCATGCTTGATTTGTCGGTCTGCCTGGACAACAACCCCTACACAGATCCTCCGCCCCTCTTACCCAAGATCGATTACATAGATCATCAGGAAGGCTGGCCCGAGATGGCTGCAATGTTCCCGGGTCTGCGTAAAGAAGACCTACCTGGTAACGAATCATGGGCCGCTGAACGGCTCAGTATCACTACACATAGTGGTACTCACATGGATGCACCCTGGCACTACGCATCCACAACGGATGGTGGGAAACCGGCATTTGGTATCGACGAGTTGCCACTAGAATGGTGTCTGCAGCCAGGCGTAAAGCTCGACTTTCGACACCTGCCCGATGGACACGTGGTTACAGCAACGGAACTGGAAGCTGAGCTCCAGCGTATCAATCATGAATTGAGTCCCTTGGAAATCGTCCTGATTAACACGCGAGCCGGAAGTCTGTTTGGGCAGCCTGGCTACCTCGACGCGGGTGTTGGGATGGGGCGTGAGGCAACAATGTATCTCTTAGAGCGCGGCGTGCGAGTCGTTGGCACAGACGCTTGGAGCTGGGATGCCCCCTTCAAATACACGAGGGAGAGATTCGCTGAGTCGGGTGACGCGTCGATCATTTGGGAAGGACATAAAGCTGGCCGCGACATCGGTTACGGTCAAATGGAAAAGCTGGCTAACTTGGAGCAACTTCCCCCATCAGGCTTCTGGGTTTCATGCTTTCCCTACAAGATTCGACATGCTTCTGCGGGTTTTGTCCGTGCCGTAGCTATATTTGAATGA
- a CDS encoding NAD-dependent epimerase/dehydratase family protein, translated as MRVMVSGANGFVGRELVARLLKQDEIRGRKIEALLLLDQNLDDLPVDSRIRRHCGSITDTALLRRVIADGIDVVFHLVSIPGGAAETNYELGYQVNLQASLELLHQLRNSDRPPVLVYASSVAVYGGELPARMDEMQTEHPQLSYAAHKRMIEIAIEDLARRGEVDGRILRLPGIVARPREPNGLRSAFMSDLLHSYAAGDSYVCPVSPQATAWWMSARCCVENLLHAAELKNLGNDRVWQLPVLQLSIAQVLDALAALFGEANGEKIEFKPDTQLEGLFGSLPPLRTPRARAMGFRHDGSPATLLRNALSNLPGLTRSTKPKSGVAVHEPQ; from the coding sequence ATGCGAGTGATGGTCAGCGGCGCCAATGGATTTGTTGGTCGTGAACTGGTCGCTCGGCTTTTAAAGCAAGATGAGATTCGCGGGCGGAAGATCGAAGCACTTCTGTTGCTCGACCAGAATCTGGATGACCTTCCCGTAGACAGTCGCATACGTCGTCACTGCGGCAGCATTACTGATACGGCACTGTTGCGTCGGGTAATAGCCGACGGTATCGACGTAGTTTTCCATCTCGTTAGCATCCCTGGCGGCGCGGCGGAGACAAATTACGAACTTGGCTATCAAGTCAATCTGCAAGCCAGCTTAGAGCTCCTGCATCAACTGCGTAATTCCGACCGTCCTCCAGTCCTAGTCTATGCCAGCAGTGTTGCCGTGTACGGGGGGGAACTTCCTGCACGAATGGATGAAATGCAGACTGAACACCCACAACTCTCCTACGCTGCCCACAAGCGCATGATTGAGATTGCAATTGAAGACTTGGCACGCCGTGGGGAAGTCGATGGTCGCATTCTTCGTCTCCCCGGTATTGTCGCTCGACCACGCGAACCAAACGGACTGAGATCCGCATTTATGAGCGACCTGCTGCATTCGTATGCCGCAGGTGATTCGTACGTCTGCCCTGTCTCACCCCAAGCCACTGCATGGTGGATGTCAGCTCGTTGTTGCGTAGAAAACCTGCTGCATGCAGCAGAGCTCAAGAACTTGGGAAACGATCGGGTTTGGCAATTGCCGGTACTACAGCTCTCTATAGCCCAAGTCCTCGACGCGCTCGCAGCTCTTTTCGGTGAGGCAAATGGCGAAAAAATCGAATTCAAACCCGACACTCAGCTGGAGGGTTTGTTTGGGAGCTTACCCCCACTTCGAACGCCACGAGCTCGCGCAATGGGGTTTCGTCATGATGGTTCCCCTGCCACATTGCTGCGCAATGCACTGAGCAACTTGCCAGGTCTGACTCGATCAACAAAACCAAAATCAGGAGTTGCTGTTCATGAACCTCAGTAA
- a CDS encoding fumarylacetoacetate hydrolase family protein — MKLATLNDGTPDGRLLVVSRDLKNAVDASGISATMQNALDNWENVQPALADLYHRLNDGKFDGSFELYFDQLMAPLPRARQWLDGSCFLSHGELMQKAFNLEPIEGIEHIPLIYQGASDDFLGPRADIPLPSEAHGIDFEGEFAVLLDAVPMGCPAEQALQHVRLVVQLNDVSLRALAPREMKTGFGFLQAKPSTSFAPVAVTPDELGEAWRDGRVHLPLKVEWNGEWFGHPHGGAMHFGFHQLIAHAALTRKLSAGTVIGSGTVSNADRSVGSACIAERRAIETIAEGAPRTGFMRFGDSVRMEVRATNDDVLFGAIDQRVVKGGWPCE; from the coding sequence ATGAAGCTCGCCACGCTCAATGATGGAACTCCAGACGGACGCTTGCTTGTAGTCTCTCGCGATCTTAAGAATGCCGTAGATGCCAGCGGGATCTCCGCCACAATGCAGAATGCGTTGGATAACTGGGAGAACGTGCAGCCAGCCTTGGCAGACCTCTATCATCGTTTGAACGACGGTAAGTTCGATGGAAGTTTCGAACTGTACTTTGATCAGTTGATGGCCCCGCTACCTCGCGCGCGTCAGTGGTTAGACGGATCCTGCTTCCTAAGCCATGGCGAATTGATGCAGAAAGCCTTCAACTTGGAACCCATCGAAGGCATTGAGCATATTCCCTTGATCTACCAAGGTGCCAGCGATGATTTCTTAGGCCCACGCGCAGATATCCCCTTGCCGAGCGAAGCTCATGGGATCGATTTCGAAGGTGAATTCGCTGTATTGCTAGACGCTGTCCCGATGGGCTGTCCCGCCGAGCAGGCACTACAACATGTTCGCCTGGTGGTGCAATTAAACGATGTTAGTCTGCGCGCCTTGGCACCACGCGAAATGAAGACCGGCTTCGGCTTTCTCCAAGCTAAACCCTCCACCAGTTTTGCCCCGGTAGCGGTGACACCAGACGAACTCGGGGAAGCCTGGCGTGACGGCCGTGTGCACCTCCCGCTGAAAGTAGAGTGGAATGGCGAGTGGTTCGGCCATCCGCACGGAGGGGCCATGCACTTTGGCTTTCACCAGCTAATTGCTCACGCTGCGCTAACCCGCAAACTAAGTGCCGGTACGGTGATCGGCTCAGGCACAGTTTCAAATGCCGACCGCTCCGTCGGGTCGGCGTGCATTGCGGAGCGCCGAGCCATTGAGACAATCGCAGAAGGTGCGCCTCGCACGGGATTCATGCGCTTCGGTGACTCGGTACGAATGGAAGTCAGAGCAACTAATGATGATGTGCTGTTTGGCGCAATTGATCAGCGTGTAGTAAAGGGAGGTTGGCCATGCGAGTGA
- a CDS encoding cupin domain-containing protein yields the protein MQKLPDFKRVVTGHDAQGHAVIASCGATQNNFPLKAIPGTVFYEVWNSATSPAPLDNGDDPTSQPLQLSPGPLGSVIRVVDIPPDSVQNQISAEDAAAAFAEIGQSHAGTGKADSKHKLMHRTETLDYGIVTEGEIWLVVDDEEVQLKQGDIVVQRGTNHAWSNRTDQMARMVFILLDGRYAPDLKELLP from the coding sequence ATGCAAAAACTTCCTGACTTCAAACGAGTTGTTACCGGTCACGACGCCCAGGGTCATGCCGTAATCGCTAGCTGCGGCGCCACCCAGAACAATTTTCCGCTAAAAGCCATCCCCGGTACCGTCTTCTACGAGGTATGGAACAGCGCGACTAGCCCCGCGCCGCTGGACAACGGCGATGACCCTACGTCCCAACCGCTTCAACTTAGCCCCGGGCCGCTGGGTAGTGTGATCCGAGTCGTGGACATCCCGCCGGATAGCGTGCAAAACCAAATTAGCGCAGAGGACGCTGCTGCTGCGTTCGCGGAGATCGGCCAAAGTCATGCAGGTACTGGTAAGGCCGACTCTAAACACAAACTCATGCATCGTACTGAGACACTGGATTATGGCATCGTCACCGAAGGTGAGATTTGGCTAGTGGTCGACGACGAAGAGGTTCAACTCAAGCAGGGTGACATCGTAGTACAGCGAGGTACCAACCACGCTTGGAGCAACCGTACTGATCAAATGGCAAGGATGGTCTTCATCCTCCTTGACGGTCGCTACGCTCCGGACTTGAAGGAGCTCCTACCATGA
- a CDS encoding SDR family NAD(P)-dependent oxidoreductase, which translates to MSELFSLAGKTALITGATRGIGLAIARELGRAGAKLVVSSEDIHEAKDIAAALLETGIEAYAVAANLLHQTDVIELAKQTVELLERIDVLVCNAGVAPHFGSIATASDTDWDLTLTVNLRSTVWLTNYLLPPMAERGGGSVILMSSIAGVRGNKALGLYGISKAGLAQLARNLAVEWGPKNIRVNAISPGVIQTEFARPLTDKPEVLQRRLALTPLRRVGRPEEVAALALLLAAPGGAFISGQNIIVDGGTTIGDGN; encoded by the coding sequence ATGAGCGAACTGTTCTCTCTCGCTGGAAAAACAGCACTCATAACTGGCGCAACGCGAGGAATCGGGCTGGCAATTGCTCGGGAGCTAGGACGTGCAGGTGCCAAATTGGTTGTCAGCAGTGAAGACATTCATGAGGCCAAAGATATAGCTGCCGCGTTGCTTGAAACAGGTATCGAAGCTTATGCAGTGGCAGCGAATCTTCTTCACCAGACGGATGTAATTGAACTGGCGAAGCAGACGGTAGAGCTGTTGGAGCGCATCGACGTTTTGGTTTGCAATGCAGGCGTAGCCCCCCATTTCGGATCGATTGCAACTGCCAGCGATACTGATTGGGATCTGACTCTGACGGTCAATCTGCGAAGTACCGTATGGCTTACCAACTACTTGCTTCCCCCCATGGCCGAGCGAGGGGGTGGCAGCGTCATTCTAATGTCGAGCATTGCGGGAGTGCGCGGTAACAAGGCCCTGGGACTTTACGGGATATCCAAAGCAGGCTTGGCACAACTCGCACGCAATCTCGCTGTGGAATGGGGCCCCAAGAATATCCGTGTCAATGCGATCAGCCCTGGTGTGATTCAAACCGAATTTGCACGCCCCCTAACAGATAAACCTGAAGTGCTGCAGCGCCGTCTAGCCCTCACTCCATTGCGTCGTGTTGGACGCCCGGAGGAAGTCGCTGCCCTAGCACTTTTACTTGCAGCGCCAGGCGGCGCTTTCATCAGCGGTCAGAACATCATCGTTGATGGTGGCACCACCATCGGTGATGGAAACTAA
- a CDS encoding efflux RND transporter permease subunit, with protein sequence MHVKTSPTPSIGSLGDFDSSSGSILERALFNHRAFVVLLCLVATILLAWQATHVTLNASFEKMIPREHPYIINYLEHRQELAGLGNAVRIAVVNPEGNIYDKKYLHTLQQLSDEVYLLPGVDRAAMKSLWTPSTRWTGVTEEGLEGGPVIPDGYDGGSASLESLKRNVERSNEIGQLVAFDQGSSIVYVPLLERTPDGQPLDYTVFAHEIEKLRTKYQAEGVEIHITGFAKVVGDLIDGLKQILMFFAAAILITAAVLYWYTRCVRSTFLVVTCSLVAVIWQLGLLPLLGYELDPYSVLVPFLVFAIGMSHGAQKMNGIMQDMGRGMHRSVAARFTFRRLFLAGLTALLCDAVGFAVLMIIKIQVIQDLAVIASLGVAVLIFTNLILLPVLLSYIGVSPKAARRSLRGEEAEACGEEKHVVWRFLDLFTRKRWATACVIVAALMACGGYAVSLKLKVGDLDAGAPELRPDSRYNRDNGFITQHYGASSDVFAVMVKTRPGECSAYNTLKRVDDLDWQLRGLEGVDSTNSLALLNRRVLVGLSEGNPKWYELVNNQATLNMVTAGAPRGLYNDDCSLLTLYAYLKDHKADTLTNVVENVESFAKSNSSEDAKFLLAAGSAGIEAATNIVVKQANHDMLWWVYGAVILLCLVTFRSWRAVLCAVLPLMLTSILCEALMVALGMGVKVATLPVIALGVGIGVDYALYVMSIVLAQLRQGATLSKAYYQALLFTGKVVMLTGVTLAIGVGTWIFSPIKFQADMGVLLAFMFVWNMVGALVLLPALAYFLLPQRKVKAQEPADAEPSKLEEANHDCINYKAHASVPWA encoded by the coding sequence ATGCACGTAAAGACCTCCCCTACTCCGTCTATTGGCAGTCTCGGCGATTTCGACAGCAGCTCTGGCTCCATACTAGAGCGTGCACTGTTTAACCATCGTGCCTTCGTTGTACTGCTTTGTCTGGTCGCGACGATTCTGCTGGCATGGCAGGCGACACATGTGACGCTCAATGCCAGCTTCGAGAAGATGATCCCGCGTGAACATCCATACATCATCAACTACCTGGAGCATCGCCAGGAACTGGCGGGTCTTGGGAATGCTGTGCGAATTGCCGTAGTGAACCCCGAGGGGAACATCTACGACAAAAAGTATTTGCACACTCTCCAGCAACTTAGCGATGAGGTGTATCTGCTGCCGGGGGTTGACCGAGCAGCAATGAAGTCGCTGTGGACGCCCTCTACTCGTTGGACGGGTGTTACCGAAGAAGGGCTGGAAGGCGGCCCGGTGATCCCCGATGGCTACGACGGCGGCAGTGCGAGCCTGGAGTCTCTCAAGCGCAACGTCGAGCGCTCTAACGAGATCGGGCAATTGGTGGCTTTCGATCAAGGCTCTAGCATTGTGTACGTGCCACTGCTGGAACGAACTCCTGATGGTCAGCCACTGGACTACACCGTTTTCGCTCACGAGATAGAAAAGCTTCGTACCAAGTACCAAGCAGAAGGTGTTGAGATCCACATCACCGGTTTTGCGAAGGTAGTCGGAGACTTGATCGATGGTCTCAAACAGATTCTGATGTTCTTCGCCGCAGCGATCTTGATCACCGCGGCAGTGCTCTATTGGTACACCCGTTGTGTCCGAAGCACCTTCCTGGTGGTGACCTGCTCTTTGGTCGCTGTGATTTGGCAGCTGGGTCTATTGCCATTGCTTGGGTACGAGCTCGACCCGTATTCGGTTCTGGTGCCGTTTCTGGTGTTCGCTATAGGCATGAGCCATGGCGCACAGAAAATGAATGGCATCATGCAGGACATGGGTCGCGGGATGCACCGATCGGTGGCTGCCCGGTTTACATTCCGCCGATTGTTCCTAGCCGGTCTTACTGCATTGCTGTGTGACGCGGTGGGATTTGCGGTTCTGATGATCATCAAGATTCAGGTGATCCAGGATCTGGCAGTAATTGCCAGTCTCGGCGTGGCCGTTCTCATCTTCACAAACTTAATTCTGCTCCCAGTACTGCTCTCCTACATTGGCGTTAGCCCAAAAGCGGCTCGACGTAGTCTGCGTGGTGAGGAAGCCGAGGCGTGTGGAGAAGAGAAGCATGTTGTATGGCGCTTTCTAGATCTCTTCACTCGCAAGCGTTGGGCAACGGCATGCGTAATCGTAGCGGCGCTCATGGCCTGCGGTGGCTACGCAGTAAGCCTGAAACTAAAGGTTGGTGATCTTGACGCGGGCGCTCCAGAGCTACGCCCCGACTCTCGCTACAACCGTGACAATGGGTTCATAACACAGCATTACGGTGCAAGCAGCGACGTATTCGCTGTGATGGTGAAGACGCGCCCAGGTGAGTGCTCGGCGTACAACACCCTGAAGCGAGTTGACGACCTGGATTGGCAACTTCGCGGACTTGAGGGCGTCGACTCGACAAACTCTCTAGCTTTGTTGAATCGCCGTGTGCTGGTCGGTCTCTCCGAGGGTAATCCCAAGTGGTACGAGCTGGTAAACAATCAGGCGACCTTGAACATGGTGACCGCGGGTGCACCACGCGGGTTGTATAACGATGATTGCAGCTTACTGACTCTCTATGCCTACCTCAAAGACCACAAGGCTGACACGCTCACAAACGTGGTCGAGAACGTTGAAAGCTTTGCCAAGAGCAACTCATCTGAAGACGCCAAATTCCTTCTAGCCGCCGGCAGCGCGGGTATTGAAGCAGCGACCAACATCGTCGTGAAACAAGCGAACCACGACATGCTGTGGTGGGTGTACGGAGCAGTCATCCTGCTTTGCCTGGTGACTTTCCGTTCATGGAGAGCGGTGCTCTGCGCGGTTCTTCCTCTCATGCTCACATCCATTCTGTGTGAGGCGTTGATGGTCGCGCTGGGGATGGGCGTCAAAGTCGCCACTCTGCCAGTTATCGCATTAGGAGTAGGCATCGGCGTCGACTATGCGTTGTATGTCATGAGCATCGTGCTAGCCCAGCTGCGCCAAGGCGCAACCTTGTCGAAAGCTTATTACCAAGCGCTTCTCTTTACCGGGAAGGTGGTCATGTTGACTGGTGTGACTCTCGCTATTGGCGTGGGCACGTGGATCTTCTCTCCAATCAAATTCCAGGCAGACATGGGTGTACTACTTGCCTTTATGTTTGTTTGGAACATGGTCGGCGCCCTAGTGCTACTTCCAGCACTGGCTTACTTCCTACTTCCGCAGCGTAAGGTCAAAGCGCAAGAGCCTGCGGACGCGGAGCCATCCAAACTGGAAGAGGCAAATCACGACTGCATCAATTACAAGGCGCACGCCTCCGTTCCTTGGGCTTAA
- a CDS encoding WD40/YVTN/BNR-like repeat-containing protein, with product MKKILSGLLMAAGCSLLPVWAADTVDVLSQRTVLGSQALHAVLLDVNQAGSRLVAVGERGVVLLSDDGGQHWRQSASPVSTTLTSLQFVDSKNGWAVGHSGVVLHSSDGGENWQVQLDGKQAAAIELQAAEVTGDSGRIAAAQRLSADGADKPLLVVNFVDAKNGVVLGAYGLALTTKDGGNTWQSWMSDLPNPRGLHLYAMARNGDEIVIAGEQGLLLRSIDNGLTFEALKGPYEGSYFAAAILPNKKILVGGLRGKLFSSDDGGISFQSVDNPIPASLNAIRIAGQNLLLVNQAGILLQSGLTDLHLQPIAVSEGLPLTSVSETSDGALVAVGMAGAQRLALSSSSKIAD from the coding sequence ATGAAAAAGATACTCTCCGGCTTGCTAATGGCCGCAGGCTGCTCGCTGCTGCCAGTCTGGGCAGCAGATACAGTAGATGTCCTTTCCCAGAGGACAGTGCTCGGATCTCAAGCACTGCACGCAGTGCTCCTGGACGTGAATCAAGCCGGTTCGCGGCTGGTTGCAGTCGGCGAACGCGGTGTTGTACTGCTATCAGATGATGGCGGCCAGCATTGGCGACAATCTGCCAGTCCCGTCAGCACAACGTTGACCAGTTTGCAATTCGTTGACTCCAAGAATGGCTGGGCTGTCGGCCACTCCGGTGTCGTGCTGCATAGCAGTGATGGCGGGGAAAACTGGCAAGTGCAATTGGATGGAAAGCAAGCGGCTGCCATCGAGTTGCAAGCAGCGGAAGTCACCGGGGATTCAGGACGAATCGCCGCAGCGCAAAGACTGTCGGCTGACGGTGCCGATAAGCCATTGCTTGTGGTGAATTTCGTTGATGCAAAGAACGGCGTCGTCCTTGGGGCGTACGGTCTTGCTCTTACGACCAAAGACGGAGGCAATACCTGGCAATCTTGGATGAGCGATCTTCCAAATCCGCGAGGACTGCATCTCTATGCGATGGCCCGCAACGGTGATGAGATTGTTATTGCTGGTGAGCAAGGTTTGTTGTTGCGTTCCATCGATAACGGCCTCACGTTCGAAGCCCTTAAGGGGCCCTACGAAGGCAGTTATTTCGCCGCCGCAATACTTCCCAACAAGAAGATTCTGGTCGGTGGTCTACGAGGCAAGTTGTTCTCCTCCGATGATGGTGGCATCAGCTTCCAGTCCGTCGATAACCCCATCCCTGCTTCCCTCAATGCAATTCGTATAGCGGGTCAAAACCTGTTGCTGGTCAATCAGGCCGGCATCCTCCTGCAAAGCGGACTTACAGATCTGCACTTGCAGCCAATCGCCGTATCCGAAGGGCTTCCTTTGACCTCTGTTAGTGAGACATCTGATGGCGCCTTGGTCGCTGTTGGTATGGCTGGCGCGCAGCGCCTAGCGCTTTCTTCCTCCTCCAAAATCGCGGACTGA
- a CDS encoding DUF1329 domain-containing protein → MKHNKKFVCLLTALSASLFFAHGTMAAVSADEAAKLKSTLTPFGAQRAGNADGSIPEWKGGLTQADPSFKNGGKRSDPFAADQAQLTITAQNMAQYADKLSAGTQAMLKKYPDSYKVVVYPTHRSAAAPQSIYDATYANATSGKLVNGPAGPMPESAAGGIPFPIPQSGAEAIWNHLLRWRGASWHVNFTQYLTTADGKHVLTNDSRADLQMPWYLPGFSSDKGVFWAIRMTNDGPPLRAGEAITGLENLNAENSAAWTYLPGQRRVRRLPNACCDTPTPATAGVMSFDELYVFNGRIDRFDWKLVGKKEMYIPYNSNRVLTASNPEALFDEHHMKSDAVRWELHRVWVVEATLKSGARHVMPKSTYYLDEDTWTAVLGDRYDARGQLAKVLWTSPVVLPDLPGTASLTTGFYDLLSGAWFVGDVFAGKNEQYRILPPYKDSVFTADAMAGEGVR, encoded by the coding sequence ATGAAACACAATAAGAAATTTGTATGCTTGCTCACCGCCTTGAGCGCCTCGCTGTTTTTTGCTCACGGAACAATGGCCGCAGTTTCCGCCGATGAAGCGGCCAAATTGAAGTCGACACTGACTCCGTTTGGTGCACAACGCGCAGGAAATGCCGACGGTAGCATTCCCGAGTGGAAAGGTGGCCTCACCCAAGCTGATCCATCCTTTAAGAATGGTGGTAAGCGCAGCGATCCATTCGCAGCCGACCAGGCCCAACTGACCATTACTGCCCAGAACATGGCTCAGTACGCCGATAAGTTGTCGGCCGGCACCCAAGCCATGCTGAAAAAGTACCCAGACAGCTACAAAGTCGTGGTGTACCCAACTCATCGTAGTGCCGCAGCACCGCAGTCAATCTACGATGCGACCTACGCTAACGCTACGAGCGGTAAATTGGTAAACGGCCCGGCTGGCCCCATGCCCGAAAGTGCTGCTGGCGGAATTCCGTTTCCGATTCCCCAGAGTGGTGCAGAAGCAATCTGGAATCACCTCCTGCGTTGGCGTGGAGCTTCGTGGCACGTCAATTTCACTCAATACCTCACCACTGCGGACGGGAAACACGTACTGACCAACGATTCCCGGGCTGATCTGCAAATGCCTTGGTATCTCCCTGGTTTTAGCAGTGACAAGGGCGTGTTTTGGGCGATCCGGATGACCAATGATGGCCCTCCACTACGCGCTGGCGAGGCAATCACCGGTCTAGAAAATCTCAACGCCGAAAATAGCGCGGCCTGGACTTACCTGCCTGGTCAGCGACGGGTACGCCGACTTCCTAACGCTTGTTGCGATACACCAACTCCAGCTACCGCAGGCGTGATGAGTTTCGACGAACTGTATGTATTCAACGGCCGGATTGATCGGTTTGACTGGAAGCTGGTCGGCAAGAAAGAGATGTACATCCCGTACAACTCAAATCGAGTACTCACCGCTTCTAATCCAGAAGCACTCTTCGATGAGCACCACATGAAATCCGACGCAGTGCGCTGGGAACTGCATCGTGTCTGGGTAGTTGAAGCCACCCTAAAAAGTGGGGCACGGCACGTTATGCCAAAGAGTACCTATTACCTCGATGAGGACACCTGGACTGCAGTTCTCGGCGATCGTTACGACGCCCGTGGTCAACTTGCGAAAGTGTTGTGGACTTCCCCGGTTGTTCTGCCCGACCTCCCCGGAACAGCATCACTCACCACCGGATTCTATGACCTGCTCTCAGGAGCATGGTTTGTGGGTGACGTTTTTGCGGGGAAGAACGAGCAGTACCGAATCTTGCCGCCCTACAAGGACTCGGTTTTTACCGCTGACGCGATGGCGGGTGAAGGCGTTCGGTAA